From Larus michahellis chromosome 8, bLarMic1.1, whole genome shotgun sequence, one genomic window encodes:
- the LOC141748031 gene encoding E3 ubiquitin-protein ligase RNF170-like, translating to MTAGEASGSNSPGFQNINIIQWCVDVSLEAETWHHGLTSETGPFWRITQSTSLRCASLSLSAKDSLQIWQPSNHGDFSCPICLQTATFPVETNCGHLFCGSCLITYWKHSPWLAAITCPLCRQKVVVLGNISCEKHQDQPSKQIVHDIRDYNKRFSGQPRPFADYLYDMPLFLTLALRGIFTWHGLVWIFFLRVAVCSFGTIICLSSPFDTTPGPLCRTLGTADDMAVVSLLLICMINICQQIASNGVNMARSAAPSVQSES from the exons ATGACAGCTGGAGAAGCCAGTGGTTCAAACTCACCTGGCtttcaaaacataaatattaTCCAGTGGTGTGTGGATGTATCACTGGAAGCAGAAACGTGGCACCATGGTCTTACCTCTGAGACTGGTCCTTTCTGGAGGATTACACAAAGCACTTCACTTCGTTGTGCCTCGCTTTCATTATCTGCCAAG GATTCACTCCAAATTTGGCAACCCAGCAATCACGGTGACTTCAGCTGCCCCATCTGTCTCCAGACAGCTACTTTCCCAGTAGAAACCAACTGCGGACATTTATTCTGTG gTTCCTGTCTGATTACATACTGGAAGCATAGTCCCTGGTTAGCAGCGATAACCTGCCCTCTCTGCAGACAAAAG GTGGTTGTTCTGGGTAACATCTCTTGTGAAAAACACCAAGATCAGCCAAGTAAACAAATCGTACATGACATCAGAGATTACAACAAGCGCTTCTCAGGGCAACCTCGACCC TTTGCAGATTACCTTTATGACATGCCGTTATTCCTGACTCTTGCCTTGCGAGGAATCTTCACCTGGCATGGTCTCgtatggatttttttcctaagagttgCTGTTTGCTCCTTTGGAACAATCATATGCTTGTCTTCTCCATTTGACACGACGCCTGGGCCTCTCTGTAGGACGCTTGGAACAGCTGATGACATGGCGGTTGTTTCCCTTCTATTAATTTGCATGATAAATATTTGTCAGCAAATTGCATCGAATGGGGTAAATATGGCAAGGTCTGCAGCTCCGAGCGTGCAGTCAGAGTCCTGA